One stretch of Clavelina lepadiformis chromosome 6, kaClaLepa1.1, whole genome shotgun sequence DNA includes these proteins:
- the LOC143463442 gene encoding uncharacterized protein LOC143463442, whose translation MRRSHQPRVVPRPQIPRPRTIVVDGDTIAEDIPEDYRGIYQSNWRAIRTHFHIGNTVQERYTFRIPDQSMIDQGLESLWPYFRENIFQRQRQPFKIRVAFGFILRHEGNEEDLPVVYRYFHPDNHSDYLYLGPETIRDRTEFDQFLIDIQRKNIRQWSDRLKSESAWVVESICNVEFYINPLRYIPIGIPEALPEFIISNKGRFV comes from the exons ATGAGACGCTCACACCAACCGCGTGTAGTACCAAGACCCCAGATTCCTCGCCCTAGAACGATTGTGGTGGATGGCGATACAATCGCAGAGGATATTCCTGAAGATTacag ggGTATCTATCAAAGCAATTGGCGAGCAATACGAACTCATTTTCATATCGGTAATACGGTTCAAGAGCGTTACACGTTTCGTATCCCTGACCAAAGCATGATCGATCAAGGTCTCGAATCATTATGGCCATACTTtcgtgaaaatattttccagaGACAACGACAACCGTTCAAAATCCGTGTCGCATTTGGATTTATTTTACGACATGAAGGAAATGAAGAAGACTTACCAGTAGTATATCGTTACTTTCATCCGGACAATCACTCCGATTATTTGTATTTAGGCCCTGAAACCATCCGCGATCGAACCGAATTCGATCAATTCCTTATCGATATTCAACGGAAGAATATCAGACAATGGTCGGATAGATTAAAATCCGAAAGCGCTTGGGTCGTGGAATCTATCTGTAATGTTGAATTTTACATCAATCCACTTCGGTATATACCGATTGGTATACCAGAAGCATTACCtgaatttattatttcaaataaaggtCGATTTGTATGA
- the LOC143462372 gene encoding baculoviral IAP repeat-containing protein 7-like, translated as MQTDHLTADFPDLESDGRLLRQVTDPPGQQSRYIPPGDPTRETYRLSTFKLFPREVQVDVRKLAAAGFYFTGFKDRTKCFSCGQSVQEWEVEDDPKLLRWHRSNCDIINGKDTRNIPIDSILRQFELIPPHGHGNATSSATRPPTSGNPQASADQRKVITNGIGITSNSPMFQTATFRNSSCSTPPPSVVASTIANSHRNLAINLENMNLFPCLNPVNPHMKSKKSRLQTFLDHSSSWPTHRIRTTPRQIANAGMYYLGVRDRVKCWYCNGGLQNWERDDDPWQEHTKWFPLCEFVLQQKGPDYVHGIAFRFPNLRRPTIRNPANPNQLRNIQSGQILRNGHRNGGPEIIDPREEIRSLERKVDGEMSSSELVEQAKLMGFDERTIKTALKRKYETTGYGFSRLENLVESILAMEEESASNRSEEEGLATKKATPSIASGLQEIRRLQEERTCKVCGNEQASVVLIPCGHIACCIGCAENASTCPLCRLRVREKVRSFIV; from the exons ATGCAAACGGATCACCTTACCGCGGATTTCCCGGATCTAGAAAGTGACGGGAGGTTGTTGAGACAAGTTACAGATCCACCAGGACAACAAAGTCGTTACATTCCACCCG GTGATCCAACACGCGAGACCTATCGTCTTTCAACTTTCAAACTATTTCCCAGAGAAGTACAGGTCGATGTTCGTAAGTTGGCTGCTGctggtttttatttcactgGTTTTAAAGACAGGACCAAGTGCTTCAG TTGTGGTCAATCTGTCCAAGAATGGGAAGTCGAAGATGACCCGAAGCTACTCCGATGGCATAGATCCAATTGTGATATCATTAACGGAAAGGATACAAGAAACATACCAATCG ATTCCATTCTTCGTCAATTCGAACTTATTCCACCCCATGGCCATGGAAACGCTACAAGTTCAGCCACACGACCGCCAACATCTGGGAATCCACAGGCTTCAGCAGATCAAAGAAAAGTCATTACAAATGGCATTGGTATCACATCAAATTCACCAATGTTTCAAACAGCTACATTTAGAAATTCTTCGTGCTCCACCCCTCCACCTAGTGTGGTTGCGTCCACCATCGCGAATTCACATAGAAATCTTGCAATTAATTTGGAGAACATGAACTTGTTTCCATGTTTGAATCCGGTAAATCCCCACATGAAGAGCAAGAAATCTCGTCTCCAAACTTTCCTTGATCACTCGTCATCGTGGCCTACTCATAGGATTCGCACAACTCCCAGACAAATTGCAAACGCAGGAATGTATTACTTGG GTGTAAGAGATCGTGTAAAATGTTGGTATTGCAATGGAGGATTACAAAATTGGGAGAGAGATGACGATCCATGGCAAGAGCACACCAAGTGGTTTCCATT GTGCGAGTTTGTTCTTCAACAAAAAGGTCCAGATTATGTTCATGGGATCGCCTTTCGATTCCCCAATCTAAGAAGACCGACAATTCGGAATCCAGCAAATCCAAATCAACTCAGGAATATTCAATCAGGACAAAT tttaCGAAACGGACATCGAAATGGTGGCCCTGAAATCATCGATCCCAGGGAAGAGATAAGATCTCTAGAGCGGAAAGTTGACGGAGAGATGTCTTCGTCTGAACTGGTGGAGCAAGCAAAACTAATGGGATTCGACGAAAGAACGATAAAAACTGCTTTGAAAAG GAAATATGAAACCACTGGTTATGGATTTTCTAGGCTTGAAAATCTCGTTGAGTCTATTCTTGCGATGGAGGAAGAATCTGCTTCCAATAGATCTGAAGAAGAAGGATTGGCAACAAAGAAAGCAACTCCTTCAATAGCATCTGGACTTCAAGAGATTCGTCGTTTACAGGAGGAAAGAACGTGTAAAGTTTGTGGCAACGAACAAGCGAGTGTTGTTCTTATTCCATGCGGACATATTGCTTGTTGTATTGGTTGCGCTGAAAACGCATCGACTTGTCCCCTTTGTCGTTTGCGAGTTCGAGAAAAAGTCCgatcttttattgtttaa
- the LOC143462373 gene encoding baculoviral IAP repeat-containing protein 7-like: protein MQTDHLTADFPDLESDGRLLRQVTDPPGQQSRYIPPGDPTRETYRLSTFKLFPREVQVDVRKLAAAGFYFTGFKDRTKCFSCGQSVQEWEVEDDPKLLRWHRSNCDIINGKDTRNIPIDSILRQFELIPPHGHGNATSSATRPPTSGNPQASADQRKVITNGIGITSNSPMFQTATFRNSSCSTPPPSVVASTIANSHRNLAINLENMNLFPCLNPVNPHMKSKKSRLQTFLDHSSSWPTHRIRTTPRQIANAGMYYLGVRDRVKCWYCNGGLQNWERDDDPWQEHTKWFPLCEFVLQQKGPDYVHGIAFRFPNLRRPTIRNPANPNQLRNIQSGQILRNGHRNGGPEIIDPREEIRSLERKVDGEMSSSELVEQAKLMGFDERTIKTALKRKYETTGYGFSRLENLVESILAMEEESASNRSEEEGLATKKATPSIASGLQEIRRLQEERTCKVCGNEQASVVLIPCGHIACCIGCAENASTCPICRLRVREKVRSFIV, encoded by the exons ATGCAAACGGATCACCTTACCGCGGATTTCCCGGATCTAGAAAGTGACGGGAGGTTGTTGAGACAAGTTACAGATCCACCAGGACAACAAAGTCGTTACATTCCACCCG GTGATCCAACACGCGAGACCTATCGTCTTTCAACTTTCAAACTATTTCCCAGAGAAGTACAGGTCGATGTTCGTAAGTTGGCTGCTGctggtttttatttcactgGTTTTAAAGACAGGACCAAGTGCTTCAG TTGTGGTCAATCTGTCCAAGAATGGGAAGTCGAAGATGACCCGAAGCTACTCCGATGGCATAGATCCAATTGTGATATCATTAACGGAAAGGATACAAGAAACATACCAATCG ATTCCATTCTTCGTCAATTCGAACTTATTCCACCCCATGGCCATGGAAACGCTACAAGTTCAGCCACACGACCGCCAACATCTGGGAATCCACAGGCTTCAGCAGATCAAAGAAAAGTCATTACAAATGGCATTGGTATCACATCAAATTCACCAATGTTTCAAACAGCTACATTTAGAAATTCTTCGTGCTCCACCCCTCCACCTAGTGTGGTTGCGTCCACCATCGCGAATTCACATAGAAATCTTGCAATTAATTTGGAGAACATGAACTTGTTTCCATGTTTGAATCCGGTAAATCCCCACATGAAGAGCAAGAAATCTCGTCTCCAAACTTTCCTTGATCACTCGTCATCGTGGCCTACTCATAGGATTCGCACAACTCCCAGACAAATTGCAAACGCAGGAATGTATTACTTGG GTGTAAGAGATCGTGTAAAATGTTGGTATTGCAATGGAGGATTACAAAATTGGGAGAGAGATGACGATCCATGGCAAGAGCACACCAAGTGGTTTCCATT GTGCGAGTTTGTTCTTCAACAAAAAGGTCCAGATTATGTTCATGGGATCGCCTTTCGATTCCCCAATCTAAGAAGACCGACAATTCGGAATCCAGCAAATCCAAATCAACTCAGGAATATTCAATCAGGACAAAT tttaCGAAACGGACATCGAAATGGTGGCCCTGAAATCATCGATCCCAGGGAAGAGATAAGATCTCTAGAGCGGAAAGTTGACGGAGAGATGTCTTCGTCTGAACTGGTGGAGCAAGCAAAACTAATGGGATTCGACGAAAGAACGATAAAAACTGCTTTGAAAAG GAAATATGAAACCACTGGTTATGGATTTTCTAGGCTTGAAAATCTCGTTGAGTCTATTCTTGCGATGGAGGAAGAATCTGCTTCCAATAGATCTGAAGAAGAAGGATTGGCAACAAAGAAAGCAACTCCTTCAATAGCATCTGGACTTCAAGAGATTCGTCGTTTACAGGAGGAAAGAACGTGTAAAGTTTGTGGCAACGAACAAGCGAGTGTTGTTCTTATTCCATGCGGACATATTGCTTGTTGTATTGGTTGCGCTGAAAACGCATCGACTTGTCCCATTTGTCGTTTGCGAGTTCGAGAAAAAGTCCgatcttttattgtttaa
- the LOC143463373 gene encoding baculoviral IAP repeat-containing protein 8-like — protein MSFNILKCEFVLQQKGPDYVHGIAFRFPNLRRPTIRNPANPNQLRNIQSGQILRNGHRNGGPEIIDPREEIRSLERKVDGEMSSSELVEQAKLMGFDERTIKTALKRKYETTGYGFSRLENLVESILAMEEESASNRSEEEGLATKKATPSIASGLQEIRRLQEERTCKVCGNEQASVVLIPCGHIACCIGCAENASTCPICRLRVREKVRSFIV, from the exons ATGAGTTTTAACATATTaaa GTGCGAGTTTGTTCTTCAACAAAAAGGTCCAGATTATGTTCATGGGATCGCCTTTCGATTCCCCAATCTAAGAAGACCGACAATTCGGAATCCAGCAAATCCAAATCAACTCAGGAATATTCAATCAGGACAAAT tttaCGAAACGGACATCGAAATGGTGGCCCTGAAATCATCGATCCCAGGGAAGAGATAAGATCTCTAGAGCGGAAAGTTGACGGAGAGATGTCTTCGTCTGAACTGGTGGAGCAAGCAAAACTAATGGGATTCGACGAAAGAACGATAAAAACTGCTTTGAAAAG GAAATATGAAACCACTGGTTATGGATTTTCTAGGCTTGAAAATCTCGTTGAGTCTATTCTTGCGATGGAGGAAGAATCTGCTTCCAATAGATCTGAAGAAGAAGGATTGGCAACAAAGAAAGCAACTCCTTCAATAGCATCTGGACTTCAAGAGATTCGTCGTTTACAGGAGGAAAGAACGTGTAAAGTTTGTGGCAACGAACAAGCGAGTGTTGTTCTTATTCCATGCGGACATATTGCTTGTTGTATTGGTTGCGCTGAAAACGCATCGACTTGTCCCATTTGTCGTTTGCGAGTTCGAGAAAAAGTCCgatcttttattgtttaa
- the LOC143461988 gene encoding baculoviral IAP repeat-containing protein 7-A-like — protein sequence MSTTEKTEKNENQMRTDEHNHDNRNTECLSSRNYRNEIQRDYLITDFPDLESDGRLLRQIRDPPGQKSRYIPPGDPTTETYRLSTFKLFPREVQIDVRKLASAGFYFTGFKDRTKCFSCGQSVQEWEFKDDPKLLRWHRSDCDIIHGTETRNIPINSILHQFELTPTHDNENATRSVTRPLTSGYPQASEDQRRQITTGKIITNGIDIRTNSPNATMATLFQTATFRNSLCTTPPPNVVASTIANSHRNLTMNLSNLFPCSNPVNPHMRSEESRLQTFLDHSSSWPSHRIHATPRQISKAGMYYLGVRDRVKCWYCNGGLQNWERNDDPWEEHTKWFPMCEFVLQQKDLDYVHRIVSRFPNLRRPLIQNPANPNQLGNIQSGLILGNGHRNDGLEIIDPREEVRSIETKVDGEMSSSELIQQAKRMGFDERIIKNALKRKYEVTGNGFSRLEILVESILAMEEESASNRSEETSTTPSTESGSEEIRRLQEERTCKVCRNEGASVVLIPCGHIACCIGCAEDASICPICRLRIREKVRSFIV from the exons ATGTCTACTACtgaaaaaacagaaaagaatGAAAACCAAATGCGAACCGATGAACACAATCATGATAACAGAAACACTGAATGTCTATCATCAAGAAACTATCGA AATGAAATACAAAGGGATTACCTTATCACGGATTTTCCAGATCTAGAAAGTGACGGGAGGTTATTGAGACAAATTAGAGACCCACCAGGACAAAAAAGTCGCTACATTCCTCCTG GTGATCCAACAACTGAAACCTATCGTCTTTCAACTTTCAAACTATTTCCCAGAGAAGTACAAATCGATGTTCGTAAGTTAGCTTCTGctggtttttatttcactgGTTTTAAAGACAGAACCAAGTGCTTCAG TTGTGGTCAATCTGTCCAAGAATGGGAATTCAAGGATGATCCAAAACTACTCCGATGGCACAGATCTGATTGTGATATCATTCACGGAACGGAAACAAGAAATATACCAATCA ATTCCATTCTTCATCAATTCGAACTCACGCCAACCCATGACAATGAAAACGCTACAAGATCAGTAACACGACCTCTAACATCTGGGTATCCACAGGCTTCAGAAGATCAAAGAAGACAAATTACAACAGGAAAAATCATTACAAATGGCATTGACATCAGAACAAATTCACCAAACGCCACGATGGCAACATTATTTCAAACTGCTACATTTAGGAATAGTTTATGCACCACACCTCCACCTAATGTAGTTGCATCGACCATAGCAAActcacatagaaatcttactATGAATTTGAGTAACTTGTTTCCATGCTCAAATCCTGTGAATCCTCACATGAGGAGTGAAGAATCTCGTCTTCAAACTTTCCTGGATCACTCCTCATCATGGCCTTCTCATAGGATTCATGCCACTCCCAGACAAATTTCAAAAGCAGGAATGTATTACTTGG GTGTAAGAGATCGAGTAAAATGTTGGTATTGTAATGGAGGGTTACAAAATTGGGAGAGAAATGACGATCCGTGGGAAGAGCACACCAAGTGGTTTCCAAT GTGTGAGTTCGTTCTTCAGCAAAAAGACCTAGATTATGTTCATCGGATCGTTTCTCGATTCCCTAACCTAAGAAGACCGCTAATTCAGAATCCAGCAAATCCAAACCAACTCGGGAATATTCAATCGGGATTAAT TTTAGGAAACGGACATCGAAATGATGGCCTCGAAATCATCGATCCGAGGGAAGAGGTAAGATCTATAGAGACGAAAGTGGACGGAGAAATGTCTTCGTCTGAGCTGATACAACAAGCAAAACGGATGGGATTCGATGAAAGAATcataaaaaatgctttgaaaag GAAATATGAGGTCACTGGTAATGGATTTTCTAGGCTTGAAATTCTTGTTGAGTCTATTCTCGCAATGGAGGAAGAATCTGCTTCCAATAGATCTGAAGAAACCTCAACAACTCCTTCTACAGAATCCGGATCTGAAGAGATTCGTCGTTTACAAGAAGAAAGAACGTGTAAAGTTTGTCGAAACGAGGGAGCGAGTGTTGTGCTTATTCCTTGTGGACATATTGCTTGTTGTATTGGTTGCGCTGAAGACGCATCGATCTGCCCCATTTGTCGTTTGCGAATTCGAGAAAAAGTCagatcttttattgtttaa
- the LOC143463374 gene encoding baculoviral IAP repeat-containing protein 7-A-like: MSTTEKTEKNENQMRTDEHNHDNRNTECLSSRNYRNEIQRDYLITDFPDLESDGRLLRQIRDPPGQKSRYIPPGDPTTETYRLSTFKLFPREVQIDVRKLASAGFYFTGFKDRTKCFSCGQSVQEWEFKDDPKLLRWHRSDCDIIHGTETRNIPINSILHQFELTPTHDNENATRSVTRPLTSGYPQASEDQRRQITTGKIITNGIDIRTNSPNATMATLFQTATFRNSLCTTPPPNVVASTIANSHRNLTMNLSNLFPCSNPVNPHMRSEESRLQTFLDHSSSWPSHRIHATPRQISKAGMYYLGVRDRVKCWYCNGGLQNWERNDDPWEEHTKWFPMCEFVLQQKDLDYVHRIVSRFPNLRRPLIQNPANPNQLGNIQSGLILGNGHRNDGPEIIDPREEVRSIETKVDGEMSSSELIQQAKRMGFDERIIKNALKRKYEVTGNGFSRLEILVESILAMEEESASNRSEETSTTPSTESGSEEIRRLQEERTCKVCRNEGASVVLIPCGHIACCIGCAEDASICPICRLRIREKVRSFIV, from the exons ATGTCTACTACtgaaaaaacagaaaagaatGAAAACCAAATGCGAACCGATGAACACAATCATGATAACAGAAACACTGAATGTCTATCATCAAGAAACTATCGA AATGAAATACAAAGGGATTACCTTATCACGGATTTTCCAGATCTAGAAAGTGACGGGAGGTTATTGAGACAAATTAGAGACCCACCAGGACAAAAAAGTCGCTACATTCCTCCTG GTGATCCAACAACTGAAACCTATCGTCTTTCAACTTTCAAACTATTTCCCAGAGAAGTACAAATCGATGTTCGTAAGTTAGCTTCTGctggtttttatttcactgGTTTTAAAGACAGAACCAAGTGCTTCAG TTGTGGTCAATCTGTCCAAGAATGGGAATTCAAGGATGATCCAAAACTACTCCGATGGCACAGATCTGATTGTGATATCATTCACGGAACGGAAACAAGAAATATACCAATCA ATTCCATTCTTCATCAATTCGAACTCACGCCAACCCATGACAATGAAAACGCTACAAGATCAGTAACACGACCTCTAACATCTGGGTATCCACAGGCTTCAGAAGATCAAAGAAGACAAATTACAACAGGAAAAATCATTACAAATGGCATTGACATCAGAACAAATTCACCAAACGCCACGATGGCAACATTATTTCAAACTGCTACATTTAGGAATAGTTTATGCACCACACCTCCACCTAATGTAGTTGCATCGACCATAGCAAActcacatagaaatcttactATGAATTTGAGTAACTTGTTTCCATGCTCAAATCCTGTGAATCCTCACATGAGGAGTGAAGAATCTCGTCTTCAAACTTTCCTGGATCACTCCTCATCATGGCCTTCTCATAGGATTCATGCCACTCCCAGACAAATTTCAAAAGCAGGAATGTATTACTTGG GTGTAAGAGATCGAGTAAAATGTTGGTATTGTAATGGAGGATTACAAAATTGGGAGAGAAATGACGATCCGTGGGAAGAGCACACCAAGTGGTTTCCAAT GTGTGAGTTCGTTCTTCAGCAAAAAGACCTAGATTATGTTCATCGGATCGTTTCTCGATTCCCTAACCTAAGAAGACCGCTAATTCAGAATCCAGCAAATCCAAACCAACTCGGGAATATTCAATCGGGATTAAT TTTAGGAAACGGACATCGAAATGATGGCCCCGAAATCATCGATCCGAGGGAAGAGGTAAGATCTATAGAGACGAAAGTGGACGGAGAAATGTCTTCGTCTGAGCTGATACAACAAGCAAAACGGATGGGATTCGATGAAAGAATcataaaaaatgctttgaaaag GAAATATGAGGTCACTGGTAATGGATTTTCTAGGCTTGAAATTCTTGTTGAGTCTATTCTCGCAATGGAGGAAGAATCTGCTTCCAATAGATCTGAAGAAACCTCAACAACTCCTTCTACAGAATCCGGATCTGAAGAGATTCGTCGTTTACAAGAAGAAAGAACGTGTAAAGTTTGTCGAAACGAGGGAGCGAGTGTTGTGCTTATTCCTTGTGGACATATTGCTTGTTGTATTGGTTGCGCTGAAGACGCATCGATCTGCCCCATTTGTCGTTTGCGAATTCGAGAAAAAGTCagatcttttattgtttaa